From Xiphophorus hellerii strain 12219 chromosome 9, Xiphophorus_hellerii-4.1, whole genome shotgun sequence, a single genomic window includes:
- the borcs8 gene encoding BLOC-1-related complex subunit 8 isoform X2: MDDQEMQLKVRRVSDKFTESMYVLANEPSVALYRLQEHVRRSLPELVQHKTDMQSWEEQSQGAIYSVEYACSAVKSMTNSSVYFKNIDTLLRQTITMKEQISNFNGRRKRTIDPGMLKEGAERHNSGM; the protein is encoded by the exons ATGGATGACCAAGAGATGCAGCTGAAAGTTAGGAGAG TGAGTGACAAATTCACGGAGAGTATGTATGTCCTGGCTAACGAGCCATCGGTGGCTCTGTACAGGCTGCAGGAGCACGTCAGGAGGTCCCTGCCTGAGCTGGTGCAGCACAAG ACAGACATGCAGAGCTGGGAGGAACAGAGTCAGGGAGCCATCTACTCGGTAGAGTATGCATGCAG TGCCGTGAAAAGTATGACAAACAGCAGTGTGTATTTCAAGAACATTGACACCCTTCTTCGACAAACCATCACCATGAAGGAGCAGATTAGTAACTTTAATGGACGCAG GAAACGGACCATAGACCCAGGAATGTTGAAGGAAGGGGCAGAAAGGCACAACTCTGGGATGTAA
- the borcs8 gene encoding BLOC-1-related complex subunit 8 isoform X1 encodes MDDQEMQLKVRRVSDKFTESMYVLANEPSVALYRLQEHVRRSLPELVQHKTDMQSWEEQSQGAIYSVEYACSAVKSMTNSSVYFKNIDTLLRQTITMKEQISNFNGRRQNDVTASPAPSVPAPQNSPASL; translated from the exons ATGGATGACCAAGAGATGCAGCTGAAAGTTAGGAGAG TGAGTGACAAATTCACGGAGAGTATGTATGTCCTGGCTAACGAGCCATCGGTGGCTCTGTACAGGCTGCAGGAGCACGTCAGGAGGTCCCTGCCTGAGCTGGTGCAGCACAAG ACAGACATGCAGAGCTGGGAGGAACAGAGTCAGGGAGCCATCTACTCGGTAGAGTATGCATGCAG TGCCGTGAAAAGTATGACAAACAGCAGTGTGTATTTCAAGAACATTGACACCCTTCTTCGACAAACCATCACCATGAAGGAGCAGATTAGTAACTTTAATGGACGCAG ACAAAATGATGTGACCGCATCTCCTGCTCCCTCCGTACCTGCTCCACAAAACTCACCTGCTTCCTTATGA
- the rfxank gene encoding DNA-binding protein RFXANK isoform X3 encodes MMESRDDEEVTNGHHIQQPNAAEHSSSSTRGNPNEMDVEEDDIFKHSTTLTNKQRGNEVTVRPATLDSLSIHQLAAQGDVLQVAAHLSKDGSVLTTQDDRGFTPLMWAAAFGEKAMVDFLLEKKYILKGADPNAIARERESALTLASSGGYVDIVESLLRHGVDINTYDWNGGTPLLYAVRGNHIKCVEALLGKGADMTIESDSGYSPMALAVALGHKKLQKVLEDHILKLYKPT; translated from the exons ATGatggagagcagagatgatgaagaggtTACAAATGGCCATCACATTCAGCAGCCTAATGCTGCTGAACATTCTTCCAGTTCAACACGTGGAAATCCAAACG AGATGGATGTGGAGGAGGATGACATCTTTAAACACTCCACTACTTTGACCAACAAGCAGCGTGGGAATGAAGTAACAGTACGTCCAGCAACATTAGACT CTCTGTCCATACATCAGCTGGCAGCTCAGGGTGACGTTTTGCAAGTGGCTGCACATCTAAGTAAAG ACGGCTCAGTGCTCACCACGCAGGATGATCGGGGTTTTACGCCCCTCATGTGGGCGGCTGCGTTTGGAGAAAAAGCTATGGTGGACTTTCTCTTGGAAAAG aaatatattttaaagggTGCGGATCCCAATGCAATTGCAAGGGAGCGAGAGAGCGCCCTGACTCTGGCCAGCTCTGGCGGCTACGTGGACATTGTCGAGTCTCTCCTCAGACATGGAGTGGACATTAACACCTACGACTGG aatGGTGGAACTCCTCTTCTTTATGCTGTACGAGGGAACCACATCAAATGTGTAGAAGCTCTACTTG GGAAAGGAGCAGATATGACCATAGAGTCAGACTCTGGCTACAGTCCAATGGCCTTAGCTGTTGCACTTGGACACAAAAAAC TTCAGAAAGTGTTGGAGGACCACATCCTGAAACTCTACAAGCCAACATGA
- the rfxank gene encoding DNA-binding protein RFXANK isoform X1 — translation MMESRDDEEVTNGHHIQQPNAAEHSSSSTRGNPNGIISSTEMDVEEDDIFKHSTTLTNKQRGNEVTVRPATLDSLSIHQLAAQGDVLQVAAHLSKDGSVLTTQDDRGFTPLMWAAAFGEKAMVDFLLEKKYILKGADPNAIARERESALTLASSGGYVDIVESLLRHGVDINTYDWNGGTPLLYAVRGNHIKCVEALLGKGADMTIESDSGYSPMALAVALGHKKLQKVLEDHILKLYKPT, via the exons ATGatggagagcagagatgatgaagaggtTACAAATGGCCATCACATTCAGCAGCCTAATGCTGCTGAACATTCTTCCAGTTCAACACGTGGAAATCCAAACGGTATTATATCTTCCACAG AGATGGATGTGGAGGAGGATGACATCTTTAAACACTCCACTACTTTGACCAACAAGCAGCGTGGGAATGAAGTAACAGTACGTCCAGCAACATTAGACT CTCTGTCCATACATCAGCTGGCAGCTCAGGGTGACGTTTTGCAAGTGGCTGCACATCTAAGTAAAG ACGGCTCAGTGCTCACCACGCAGGATGATCGGGGTTTTACGCCCCTCATGTGGGCGGCTGCGTTTGGAGAAAAAGCTATGGTGGACTTTCTCTTGGAAAAG aaatatattttaaagggTGCGGATCCCAATGCAATTGCAAGGGAGCGAGAGAGCGCCCTGACTCTGGCCAGCTCTGGCGGCTACGTGGACATTGTCGAGTCTCTCCTCAGACATGGAGTGGACATTAACACCTACGACTGG aatGGTGGAACTCCTCTTCTTTATGCTGTACGAGGGAACCACATCAAATGTGTAGAAGCTCTACTTG GGAAAGGAGCAGATATGACCATAGAGTCAGACTCTGGCTACAGTCCAATGGCCTTAGCTGTTGCACTTGGACACAAAAAAC TTCAGAAAGTGTTGGAGGACCACATCCTGAAACTCTACAAGCCAACATGA
- the rfxank gene encoding DNA-binding protein RFXANK isoform X2, translated as MMESRDDEEVTNGHHIQQPNAAEHSSSSTRGNPNGIISSTEMDVEEDDIFKHSTTLTNKQRGNEVTVRPATLDSLSIHQLAAQGDVLQVAAHLSKDGSVLTTQDDRGFTPLMWAAAFGEKAMVDFLLEKGADPNAIARERESALTLASSGGYVDIVESLLRHGVDINTYDWNGGTPLLYAVRGNHIKCVEALLGKGADMTIESDSGYSPMALAVALGHKKLQKVLEDHILKLYKPT; from the exons ATGatggagagcagagatgatgaagaggtTACAAATGGCCATCACATTCAGCAGCCTAATGCTGCTGAACATTCTTCCAGTTCAACACGTGGAAATCCAAACGGTATTATATCTTCCACAG AGATGGATGTGGAGGAGGATGACATCTTTAAACACTCCACTACTTTGACCAACAAGCAGCGTGGGAATGAAGTAACAGTACGTCCAGCAACATTAGACT CTCTGTCCATACATCAGCTGGCAGCTCAGGGTGACGTTTTGCAAGTGGCTGCACATCTAAGTAAAG ACGGCTCAGTGCTCACCACGCAGGATGATCGGGGTTTTACGCCCCTCATGTGGGCGGCTGCGTTTGGAGAAAAAGCTATGGTGGACTTTCTCTTGGAAAAG ggTGCGGATCCCAATGCAATTGCAAGGGAGCGAGAGAGCGCCCTGACTCTGGCCAGCTCTGGCGGCTACGTGGACATTGTCGAGTCTCTCCTCAGACATGGAGTGGACATTAACACCTACGACTGG aatGGTGGAACTCCTCTTCTTTATGCTGTACGAGGGAACCACATCAAATGTGTAGAAGCTCTACTTG GGAAAGGAGCAGATATGACCATAGAGTCAGACTCTGGCTACAGTCCAATGGCCTTAGCTGTTGCACTTGGACACAAAAAAC TTCAGAAAGTGTTGGAGGACCACATCCTGAAACTCTACAAGCCAACATGA
- the rfxank gene encoding DNA-binding protein RFXANK isoform X4, producing the protein MMESRDDEEVTNGHHIQQPNAAEHSSSSTRGNPNEMDVEEDDIFKHSTTLTNKQRGNEVTVRPATLDSLSIHQLAAQGDVLQVAAHLSKDGSVLTTQDDRGFTPLMWAAAFGEKAMVDFLLEKGADPNAIARERESALTLASSGGYVDIVESLLRHGVDINTYDWNGGTPLLYAVRGNHIKCVEALLGKGADMTIESDSGYSPMALAVALGHKKLQKVLEDHILKLYKPT; encoded by the exons ATGatggagagcagagatgatgaagaggtTACAAATGGCCATCACATTCAGCAGCCTAATGCTGCTGAACATTCTTCCAGTTCAACACGTGGAAATCCAAACG AGATGGATGTGGAGGAGGATGACATCTTTAAACACTCCACTACTTTGACCAACAAGCAGCGTGGGAATGAAGTAACAGTACGTCCAGCAACATTAGACT CTCTGTCCATACATCAGCTGGCAGCTCAGGGTGACGTTTTGCAAGTGGCTGCACATCTAAGTAAAG ACGGCTCAGTGCTCACCACGCAGGATGATCGGGGTTTTACGCCCCTCATGTGGGCGGCTGCGTTTGGAGAAAAAGCTATGGTGGACTTTCTCTTGGAAAAG ggTGCGGATCCCAATGCAATTGCAAGGGAGCGAGAGAGCGCCCTGACTCTGGCCAGCTCTGGCGGCTACGTGGACATTGTCGAGTCTCTCCTCAGACATGGAGTGGACATTAACACCTACGACTGG aatGGTGGAACTCCTCTTCTTTATGCTGTACGAGGGAACCACATCAAATGTGTAGAAGCTCTACTTG GGAAAGGAGCAGATATGACCATAGAGTCAGACTCTGGCTACAGTCCAATGGCCTTAGCTGTTGCACTTGGACACAAAAAAC TTCAGAAAGTGTTGGAGGACCACATCCTGAAACTCTACAAGCCAACATGA
- the nr2c2ap gene encoding nuclear receptor 2C2-associated protein has protein sequence MASQLICSETQSRVSSVLNRDVKQFGKKFMFDYNEETCWNSDQGDCQWVLLEFPRSVKVSVVKLQFQGGFSAKTCRLEGCCKDGDFTELSQFYPEDNNCLQSFPIQEAPTVDKVKILFENSTDFFGRIIVYSLDILGEKTS, from the exons ATGGCTTCTCAGCTGATCTGTAGCGAAACTCAAAGCAG GGTGAGTTCAGTGCTAAACAGAGACGTAAAGCAGTTTGGGAAAAAGTTCATGTTCGACTATAATGAAGAAACCTGCTGGAACTCAgaccag GGGGACTGTCAGTGGGTGCTGCTGGAGTTTCCTCGATCGGTAAAAGTCTCCGTGGTGAAACTCCAATTCCAGGGCGGCTTCTCGGCTAAAACATGCCGATTAGAAG GTTGCTGCAAAGACGGAGACTTCACAGAGTTGAGCCAGTTTTACCCAGAGGACAATAACTGTCTTCAG AGCTTTCCCATACAGGAGGCCCCCACCGTGGACAAAGTAAAAATACTGTTTGAGAACAGCACCGACTTTTTTGGGAGAATCATTGTTTATTCCTTGGacattttgggggaaaaaacctcatga